The following proteins come from a genomic window of Nitrospirota bacterium:
- the hslU gene encoding ATP-dependent protease ATPase subunit HslU, with translation MTLFKIEDLTPKKIVEELDKYIVGQKKAKRMVAIALRNRWRRQNLSDDLRDEVLPKNIIMIGPTGVGKTEISRRLAKLVSAPFLKVEASKYTEVGYVGRDVESMIRDLVELSVNMIKKEHTARVKEKAETMAQEHLLDLLLPPPSARNPPGIFNEAKGETTTLPPGDTYEATRSKLRTQLKEGKLNERVVELETQEKNLPIGIVSGAGMEDLENNLKEMFGNIFPGRKKKTKMKVTEALRFLTQDEAQKLIDHEEVVREAIQTAENGGIIFVDEIDKIAGKEKGGGPDVSREGVQRDLLPIIEGSTVNTKHGLVKTDHILFIAAGAFHISKPSDLIPELQGRFPIRVELESLGKEEFIRILTEPKNALIRQYRALLDTEDVTIDFTADGIEEMAAIAVEVNERTENIGARRLFTIIEKLLEEISFNAPDLQGQKIEINSKYVREKLSDIVKDQDLSRYIL, from the coding sequence ATGACATTGTTTAAGATAGAAGATTTGACCCCTAAAAAAATCGTGGAGGAATTAGATAAATATATTGTTGGGCAGAAAAAAGCAAAAAGGATGGTTGCGATAGCTCTGAGAAACCGGTGGAGACGCCAAAATCTTTCAGATGACCTGCGAGACGAAGTTCTTCCAAAAAATATTATTATGATCGGACCCACGGGAGTGGGTAAAACCGAAATCTCCCGCAGGTTAGCCAAACTGGTTTCTGCCCCGTTTTTAAAAGTGGAGGCCTCAAAATATACTGAGGTTGGCTATGTTGGACGAGATGTCGAATCGATGATTCGCGATCTGGTTGAATTATCGGTCAACATGATCAAGAAAGAACATACTGCCCGGGTTAAAGAAAAAGCAGAAACGATGGCTCAGGAGCATTTGCTGGATCTCCTCCTCCCTCCTCCTTCGGCCAGAAACCCTCCGGGAATTTTTAATGAAGCAAAGGGGGAAACCACAACGCTGCCTCCCGGTGACACCTATGAAGCAACGCGGTCAAAACTGAGAACTCAACTCAAAGAAGGAAAGTTAAATGAACGCGTCGTGGAATTGGAAACTCAGGAAAAAAATCTTCCGATAGGGATTGTTTCAGGAGCGGGGATGGAAGACCTTGAAAACAATCTTAAAGAAATGTTTGGCAATATCTTCCCGGGGAGAAAAAAGAAAACAAAAATGAAGGTCACGGAAGCCCTCCGGTTTCTAACTCAGGATGAAGCTCAAAAGTTAATTGATCATGAGGAGGTCGTTCGTGAAGCCATTCAGACGGCGGAGAACGGAGGGATTATTTTTGTTGATGAAATTGATAAGATCGCCGGAAAAGAAAAAGGAGGAGGTCCGGATGTCTCCCGTGAAGGGGTCCAGAGAGATCTACTTCCTATCATTGAAGGCTCCACGGTTAATACCAAACATGGATTGGTTAAAACCGATCATATCCTTTTTATCGCGGCAGGGGCGTTTCATATTTCAAAGCCTTCCGACTTGATTCCAGAACTTCAGGGAAGGTTCCCGATCCGGGTTGAGTTGGAATCGTTGGGTAAAGAAGAATTTATCCGGATCTTAACCGAGCCAAAAAATGCGCTGATTCGTCAGTATCGCGCGCTTCTCGATACCGAAGATGTAACCATTGACTTCACCGCCGACGGGATTGAGGAGATGGCTGCCATTGCGGTTGAGGTAAATGAAAGAACAGAAAATATCGGAGCCAGAAGGCTTTTTACGATTATTGAAAAACTCCTTGAGGAGATTTCTTTTAACGCGCCCGATCTTCAAGGCCAAAAGATAGAAATTAATTCTAAATATGTTAGGGAAAAGCTTTCGGATATTGTAAAGGATCAAGACCTCAGCCGTTACATCCTGTAA
- the xerC gene encoding tyrosine recombinase XerC, with the protein MDSELLNFRNYLKNEKGMSVHTVRNYLSDLSQFDRFLKSRKITAIKNGEVNPKTIRGYLTLLHSQHLKKSSMARKLAAIRTFFLFLQKEGILQINPAKMVATPKQEKVLPKVLSVEEVAYLVQAPDQKTVLNLRDKAILETIYSTGIRVEELVRLNVDDFHPKDRLVKIRGKGNKERIVPIGTPAILAIEQYSSRFNLEKKYGDFPLFLNRFGGRLTTRSVGRIVEKYSSQMGKMMKISPHGLRHSFATHLLNNGADLRSIQELLGHSSLSTTQRYTHLSMDHLIKVYDEAHPRSRKKKNESEKE; encoded by the coding sequence TTGGATTCAGAACTTCTCAATTTTAGAAACTACTTAAAAAATGAAAAAGGGATGTCTGTTCATACGGTTAGAAATTATCTGTCCGATTTAAGTCAATTTGATCGTTTTTTAAAGTCTCGAAAAATCACCGCAATCAAGAATGGCGAGGTGAATCCAAAAACAATCAGAGGCTATCTCACCCTCCTTCACTCTCAACACCTTAAAAAGTCATCCATGGCCAGAAAGTTAGCGGCCATTCGGACATTTTTCCTTTTTTTACAAAAAGAGGGAATTCTTCAGATCAATCCCGCTAAAATGGTTGCCACCCCAAAACAGGAAAAGGTTCTTCCCAAAGTCCTGTCGGTGGAAGAAGTTGCCTATTTGGTTCAAGCGCCTGACCAAAAGACGGTTTTGAATTTAAGGGATAAAGCCATTCTTGAAACCATTTATTCAACGGGAATCCGGGTGGAAGAACTCGTCCGCTTGAATGTGGATGATTTTCACCCGAAAGACCGGCTTGTAAAAATCCGCGGTAAAGGAAACAAAGAAAGAATCGTTCCGATTGGAACCCCGGCTATTTTAGCCATTGAGCAATATTCGAGCCGTTTCAACCTGGAAAAAAAATATGGAGATTTTCCATTATTTTTGAATCGTTTCGGGGGAAGATTGACAACGCGGAGTGTAGGCCGTATAGTAGAAAAATATTCCTCCCAGATGGGAAAAATGATGAAAATCTCGCCTCATGGACTTCGCCACAGCTTTGCAACCCACCTGCTCAATAACGGCGCGGATCTTCGGTCTATTCAGGAGTTGTTAGGGCACTCGAGTCTTTCGACGACCCAGCGCTACACCCATTTAAGCATGGATCATTTGATTAAGGTTTATGATGAGGCCCATCCACGCTCAAGAAAGAAGAAAAATGAATCGGAGAAAGAATGA
- the trmFO gene encoding methylenetetrahydrofolate--tRNA-(uracil(54)-C(5))-methyltransferase (FADH(2)-oxidizing) TrmFO: MSDQTLTVIGGGLAGSEAAWQAAEQGVKVRLFEGRPSLTNGAHVTGDLAEIVCSNSLGSNDPFSAPGLLKNELRLLRSLIIQTADRFSVPAGSALAVDRELFSKQITHTLEAHPNITVFREEIKEIPADRPVIIATGPLTSSPLAESLSRLTQSERLYFFDAISPILEADSIDRSIVFKASRYDDGEGDYLNCPMTESEYQVFYEALMAGDKVIPKSFEAIPYFEGCMPIEVLAERGIQTPLFGPMKPVGLLDPRTGKRPYAVVQLRQENQFASCYNMVGFQTKLRYGEQKRIFRLIPGMENAEFLRFGSLHRNTFIHAPSLLTPALQLHQDAGVFIAGQLTGVEGYVEASAMGLLAGLNAARASRGEPLLVPPLFTAHGALIHYLTSGDSKHFQPMNINFGLFPPLATSVKQKDIRKKMIVNRALEELKNWIQNFSILETT; this comes from the coding sequence ATGTCAGATCAGACACTAACGGTCATTGGCGGAGGGTTGGCCGGTTCAGAAGCCGCCTGGCAGGCTGCCGAGCAAGGGGTAAAGGTACGCCTTTTTGAAGGCCGGCCCAGTTTGACGAACGGCGCCCATGTTACCGGGGACCTGGCCGAGATTGTTTGCAGTAATTCCCTCGGTTCAAATGATCCTTTTTCAGCTCCCGGTCTTTTAAAAAATGAGCTTCGTCTGCTCCGCTCTTTAATCATTCAAACCGCCGACCGTTTTTCAGTTCCCGCGGGGTCCGCATTAGCGGTTGACCGCGAACTTTTTTCTAAACAGATCACGCACACGTTAGAAGCCCATCCGAATATCACGGTTTTTCGGGAGGAGATTAAGGAAATTCCTGCAGACCGGCCTGTTATTATTGCAACCGGACCGCTCACCTCCTCCCCCCTGGCCGAATCTTTAAGCCGATTAACTCAATCCGAACGTCTTTATTTTTTTGACGCCATATCTCCTATTTTGGAGGCGGATTCAATTGACCGCTCCATTGTTTTTAAAGCTTCCCGTTATGATGATGGCGAAGGGGATTATTTAAATTGTCCGATGACAGAATCAGAGTATCAGGTCTTTTACGAGGCTTTGATGGCAGGGGACAAAGTCATTCCGAAATCTTTTGAAGCGATTCCTTATTTTGAAGGGTGCATGCCGATTGAAGTTCTGGCAGAGAGAGGGATCCAAACGCCGTTATTTGGTCCGATGAAACCGGTTGGCCTTTTGGACCCTCGAACGGGCAAACGGCCTTATGCGGTGGTACAACTCCGGCAGGAAAACCAGTTTGCGTCTTGCTATAATATGGTCGGCTTTCAAACCAAACTCAGGTATGGAGAGCAAAAAAGGATTTTCCGCCTGATTCCGGGCATGGAAAACGCCGAATTTTTGCGTTTTGGGAGTCTGCATCGGAATACGTTTATTCATGCGCCATCTCTCCTAACGCCGGCCTTACAGCTTCACCAGGATGCTGGAGTTTTTATCGCCGGACAGTTAACGGGAGTTGAGGGTTATGTTGAAGCTTCTGCCATGGGTCTTCTGGCGGGCTTAAATGCTGCCAGGGCATCCAGGGGGGAGCCGCTTCTCGTTCCTCCCCTCTTTACTGCGCATGGCGCGTTGATTCATTATTTGACGAGTGGTGACTCGAAACATTTTCAGCCGATGAATATCAATTTCGGCCTTTTTCCGCCGCTGGCAACATCCGTTAAACAAAAAGACATCCGAAAAAAGATGATCGTTAACCGTGCCCTGGAGGAATTGAAAAATTGGATTCAGAACTTCTCAATTTTAGAAACTACTTAA
- a CDS encoding amidinotransferase, with product MPGIYPLSKIQYPPPKNALLMCPPDYYRIEYEINPWMSLKNQADTEKARNQWNSLYRALTEKFGLKVNLMEPQPQLPDLVFTANGGLVAGRQIILSNFKFPERQRERDYFKEWFLHHQYEIISIPSHLFFEGEGDALWMGKLLFAGHPFRTDISSHVFLSKTLQCEVISLELIDPRFYHLDTCFCPLNSETALFVPEAFSSHSRKILSSLVETLIPLKPEEGRLFVSNAIVFEKKIIFQSGAGSTRKRLEAEGFEVYSLDLSEFIKAGGNAKCLVLWV from the coding sequence ATGCCTGGGATTTACCCGTTGAGTAAAATTCAATACCCCCCTCCCAAAAATGCCCTTCTCATGTGTCCGCCGGATTATTATCGAATCGAATATGAAATCAATCCCTGGATGAGCTTGAAAAACCAGGCAGATACGGAAAAGGCTCGAAATCAATGGAATTCTCTTTATCGAGCTCTGACTGAAAAGTTTGGACTCAAGGTGAATTTGATGGAGCCTCAGCCTCAACTTCCTGATTTGGTTTTTACAGCAAACGGGGGATTAGTGGCGGGACGTCAAATTATTCTTTCGAATTTTAAATTTCCTGAACGTCAGCGGGAGCGGGACTATTTTAAGGAATGGTTTCTTCATCATCAATATGAAATTATTTCAATTCCCTCTCATCTTTTTTTCGAAGGGGAAGGGGATGCCTTGTGGATGGGAAAATTATTATTTGCGGGGCACCCTTTTAGAACCGATATTTCCTCTCATGTCTTTCTTTCCAAGACCCTCCAGTGTGAAGTCATTTCTCTTGAACTCATTGATCCCAGGTTTTATCATCTCGATACCTGTTTTTGTCCATTAAACTCTGAAACGGCTCTTTTTGTTCCGGAGGCATTTAGTTCCCATAGCCGGAAAATTCTTTCTTCTCTGGTGGAAACGCTCATTCCGCTTAAGCCCGAAGAAGGCCGGCTATTTGTCTCCAATGCAATTGTTTTCGAAAAAAAGATTATTTTTCAAAGCGGCGCGGGTTCAACGCGCAAAAGACTGGAAGCAGAAGGTTTTGAGGTTTATTCGCTTGATTTGTCCGAGTTTATCAAGGCGGGGGGGAATGCCAAGTGCCTCGTCCTCTGGGTATAA
- the argB gene encoding acetylglutamate kinase, with product MQKLIEKANLLIEALPYIKMFHGKTIVIKYGGAAMVDPLLKEQFAQDIVLMKYVGMNPVIVHGGGPQINRMMEKLGMKPRFLDGVRYTDIATLDIVEMVLGGSINKEIVSLINRHGGRAVGLTGKDGQLITAKKYTKNQNGEDVVDLGLVGEVEKIDPTIIENLEKSRFIPVIAPIGVGKDGVTYNINADWVAGEIAGALKAEKLLILTDVKGILNSKGELYSTLTRKEVKQLIKKGIITLGMLPKVESCLTSLERSVSKAHIIDGRVPHSILLEVFTNQGIGTEISP from the coding sequence GTGCAGAAATTAATTGAAAAAGCTAATTTATTAATCGAGGCATTGCCTTATATCAAGATGTTTCATGGAAAGACCATTGTCATCAAATATGGGGGAGCGGCAATGGTCGATCCCCTCTTGAAAGAGCAATTCGCCCAGGATATCGTCCTGATGAAGTATGTCGGAATGAACCCTGTCATTGTTCATGGCGGGGGACCCCAGATCAACCGGATGATGGAAAAACTGGGGATGAAGCCCCGTTTTTTAGACGGCGTCCGATATACCGATATCGCGACGCTGGATATTGTGGAAATGGTTTTAGGAGGGAGCATTAACAAAGAAATCGTTTCTCTCATTAACCGCCATGGAGGAAGAGCCGTTGGTTTAACCGGAAAAGACGGTCAGCTGATCACGGCAAAAAAATATACTAAAAATCAAAACGGGGAAGATGTTGTGGATCTGGGGTTAGTCGGGGAGGTTGAAAAAATAGATCCCACGATCATTGAAAATTTGGAAAAAAGCCGCTTTATTCCTGTTATCGCGCCTATTGGCGTTGGAAAAGACGGCGTGACTTACAATATCAATGCCGACTGGGTTGCCGGAGAAATTGCCGGGGCGCTAAAGGCGGAAAAACTCCTCATTCTCACCGATGTCAAAGGAATTCTCAATTCAAAAGGAGAACTTTACTCGACCCTGACCAGAAAAGAGGTCAAACAGCTGATAAAAAAGGGAATTATCACGTTGGGAATGCTGCCTAAAGTTGAAAGCTGTTTAACCAGCCTGGAGCGTTCCGTCTCCAAGGCACATATCATCGACGGACGAGTCCCCCATTCCATTTTGCTGGAAGTGTTTACCAACCAGGGGATTGGAACAGAAATCTCACCCTAA
- the hslV gene encoding ATP-dependent protease subunit HslV, with translation MNRRKNEILDPLKIRSTTILSVRRNGKVAMAGDGQVTLGQTVMKRNARKVRKIYNDAVLTGFAGATADAFTLFERFESKLEEYRGNLPRAAVELAKDWRTDRILRRLEALLAIADRDHSLILSGTGDVIEPEDGIIAIGSGGPYAQAAARALIENSTLEPKTIVHKAMEIAGDICIYTNREIIIEEI, from the coding sequence ATGAATCGGAGAAAGAATGAAATTTTGGACCCATTAAAGATTCGGTCGACAACGATTTTATCCGTTCGTAGAAACGGAAAAGTGGCGATGGCCGGGGACGGTCAGGTGACCCTGGGACAGACGGTGATGAAAAGAAACGCCAGAAAAGTGAGGAAAATTTATAACGATGCTGTCCTGACCGGATTTGCCGGAGCCACGGCCGACGCTTTTACGTTGTTTGAGAGATTTGAATCGAAATTAGAGGAATACCGGGGAAATCTCCCCCGGGCTGCCGTGGAGTTGGCGAAAGATTGGAGAACCGATCGTATTCTTCGGAGGTTGGAAGCCCTTCTGGCCATTGCAGACCGGGATCATTCTTTAATTTTATCCGGAACCGGAGACGTCATTGAACCCGAAGACGGGATTATTGCGATTGGTTCCGGGGGGCCTTACGCGCAGGCGGCCGCAAGGGCGTTAATTGAAAATTCGACTCTGGAACCCAAGACAATCGTTCATAAAGCGATGGAAATCGCGGGTGACATCTGTATTTACACCAATCGGGAAATCATTATTGAGGAAATTTGA
- the topA gene encoding type I DNA topoisomerase produces MAKSLIIVESPSKAKTINKYLGKNYTVKASVGHIRDLPKSKLGIDLKKNFKPEYTVIRGKKKILDEILEAAEKADKIYLASDPDREGEAIAWHIAEEISGGSKKSGKKKKSSQKIFRVLFNEITQKAIKKAMDEPGEIDLNKVNAQQARRVLDRIVGYTISPLLWEKVKRGLSAGRVQSVAVRMICEREAEILKFVSEEYWSITAHLSSENPPPFSAKLISIGDNPLSLANEEVTRTLLRQLETRDFVVEKIEKKERKRNPVPPFITSKLQQEGSRKLRFTPKKTMMLAQQLYEGIELGEEGPVGLITYMRTDSIRISPDAQQEAIDLISQKYGREYLPDQPNVYKSKKNTQDAHEAIRPTSLSYDPETIKASLSKDQYLLYKIIWNRFMASQMRPAILEVTKVDIKAGDALFRANGNIVVFPGFTIVYSEGKEENGTEKQGDQKENETDDEEHTLPNLAEGQRLPLDHLEPKQHFTQPPPRYNEALLIKELEENGIGRPSTYATIISTIQDRDYVEKIEGRLKPSELGKIVNGLLVESFPDLVNPEFTAKMEENLDNVEEGGKKWTDTVKDFYKLFEKDLEKAQLEMRDVKREEIPTDIPCERCQKKMVIKWGRNGRFLACPGYPECKNTHDFMEDADGKIKVIQKEVSTNEICEKCGQPMIIKVGRFGRFMACSNYPECKTTKALSIGVKCPREGCNGEVTQRRSKKGRVFYGCTAYPKCDFAVWDRPVPKICPQCQAPYLVEKVSRAGIKVKCANKECQYEEEAVAA; encoded by the coding sequence TATCTTGGAAAAAATTATACGGTTAAAGCCTCGGTGGGACATATCAGGGACCTTCCAAAAAGCAAGTTGGGGATTGATCTTAAAAAAAATTTCAAGCCGGAATATACGGTAATCCGCGGCAAGAAAAAAATTCTGGATGAAATTCTCGAAGCCGCCGAAAAAGCGGACAAGATCTACCTGGCTTCCGATCCTGACCGTGAAGGGGAAGCGATCGCATGGCATATTGCGGAAGAAATTTCAGGCGGGTCGAAAAAATCCGGTAAAAAGAAAAAATCGTCCCAAAAAATATTCAGGGTATTGTTTAACGAGATTACCCAAAAAGCGATTAAAAAAGCAATGGACGAGCCTGGAGAGATCGATCTGAACAAGGTTAACGCCCAGCAGGCCAGAAGGGTCCTCGACCGGATTGTCGGGTATACGATCAGTCCTCTTTTATGGGAAAAGGTCAAACGGGGATTGTCTGCAGGAAGGGTTCAGTCGGTTGCCGTGAGGATGATCTGTGAAAGGGAGGCGGAAATTTTAAAATTCGTTTCCGAAGAATACTGGTCGATTACCGCACACCTTTCCTCCGAGAATCCACCCCCTTTTTCGGCAAAGTTGATTTCCATAGGGGATAATCCTCTTTCGTTGGCGAATGAAGAAGTCACCCGAACCCTGCTCCGTCAGCTTGAGACCAGAGATTTTGTTGTCGAAAAAATAGAGAAAAAGGAAAGAAAGCGGAATCCTGTGCCTCCCTTTATCACCAGTAAATTGCAGCAGGAGGGTTCTCGTAAGCTTCGCTTTACTCCAAAAAAGACGATGATGCTCGCTCAACAGCTTTATGAAGGGATTGAACTGGGAGAGGAAGGTCCGGTGGGATTAATTACCTATATGAGAACGGATTCCATCCGTATTTCCCCGGACGCCCAGCAGGAGGCCATTGATCTGATTTCTCAAAAATATGGGAGGGAGTATCTCCCTGATCAGCCGAATGTCTATAAAAGCAAGAAAAACACGCAGGATGCGCATGAAGCAATCCGTCCGACTTCTTTAAGTTATGATCCCGAGACGATTAAAGCTTCTCTCTCTAAAGATCAATATCTTCTTTACAAGATTATTTGGAACCGGTTTATGGCCAGCCAAATGAGGCCTGCAATTTTGGAAGTGACAAAGGTCGATATTAAGGCGGGCGACGCGCTCTTTCGGGCAAACGGAAACATTGTCGTCTTCCCAGGTTTTACCATCGTGTACTCTGAAGGAAAAGAGGAAAATGGAACGGAAAAACAGGGTGACCAGAAAGAGAATGAAACGGACGACGAAGAACATACGCTTCCAAACCTTGCGGAAGGTCAGAGGTTGCCCCTTGATCATCTTGAACCTAAACAACACTTCACCCAGCCGCCTCCCAGGTATAACGAGGCCCTGTTAATCAAGGAATTGGAGGAGAACGGGATTGGGAGACCAAGCACCTATGCGACGATTATCTCCACGATTCAGGATCGAGATTACGTTGAAAAGATTGAGGGCCGGCTTAAACCTTCTGAACTGGGGAAAATCGTCAACGGTCTATTAGTGGAGTCTTTTCCCGACCTGGTCAATCCTGAATTTACAGCGAAGATGGAAGAAAATCTGGATAACGTCGAAGAAGGCGGAAAAAAATGGACCGACACCGTGAAGGATTTTTATAAGCTTTTTGAAAAAGATCTCGAAAAAGCCCAGTTAGAGATGAGAGATGTCAAGAGAGAAGAAATCCCGACGGACATCCCCTGTGAACGATGTCAAAAAAAGATGGTCATAAAATGGGGTAGAAACGGTCGGTTCTTGGCCTGTCCGGGCTATCCCGAATGTAAAAATACCCATGATTTTATGGAGGATGCTGACGGAAAGATCAAGGTCATCCAAAAGGAAGTTTCGACGAATGAGATTTGTGAAAAATGCGGCCAGCCAATGATTATAAAGGTGGGGAGATTCGGCCGGTTTATGGCCTGTTCCAATTACCCGGAGTGCAAGACCACAAAAGCATTAAGTATTGGAGTCAAATGTCCTCGTGAAGGGTGTAACGGCGAGGTCACGCAGAGACGATCAAAAAAAGGGAGGGTGTTCTATGGATGCACCGCCTATCCCAAGTGTGATTTCGCGGTTTGGGACCGTCCTGTTCCCAAAATTTGTCCTCAATGCCAGGCTCCCTATCTTGTTGAAAAAGTCTCCCGCGCGGGAATCAAGGTGAAGTGTGCGAATAAGGAATGTCAGTATGAAGAAGAAGCCGTCGCTGCATGA